A genome region from Flammeovirga agarivorans includes the following:
- a CDS encoding helix-turn-helix transcriptional regulator: MLKDDSFLGDEYNPFNFFDRFGEEVGGERINDEFHLKNEEIGEIHSILYKYMDALFIGVTDINLNKDLTFKNKPLHDHKYVSIRIGQAGNFDNKTALLRDSIYIYNNLQEFEISYPANTNMRWLFIRFPLAFYDLFSEDSQSKLYELISNDEPWFYYSPILPQIETLLKDIYLCLEDKSIRRAIFLSKSIELITQLRLHGDKNQFKNIVYNIHSDDLKLMIEVKDEILKDYSHQPNLDQLCKKFGISESKLQRTFKKVFQKPILQFFNTQRITEGRKMVKQNTKDLTQIALELGFSDLSHFSKVYKKQFGVRPSEDKLMS, from the coding sequence ATGTTAAAGGATGATTCTTTTTTAGGTGATGAATATAACCCCTTTAATTTCTTCGATCGATTTGGAGAAGAAGTGGGAGGAGAGAGAATAAATGATGAATTCCATCTGAAAAATGAAGAGATAGGAGAAATCCATTCTATTCTATATAAGTACATGGATGCCTTATTTATTGGCGTAACGGATATAAATCTAAATAAGGATCTTACATTTAAAAATAAACCATTGCATGATCATAAATATGTAAGTATCAGAATTGGTCAAGCAGGTAATTTTGACAACAAAACGGCTTTACTAAGAGATAGTATTTATATCTATAATAATCTCCAGGAATTCGAAATAAGTTACCCTGCAAATACCAATATGAGATGGTTATTTATCCGTTTTCCTTTGGCTTTTTATGACCTCTTTTCGGAAGATTCTCAATCCAAATTATATGAGTTGATTTCTAATGATGAACCTTGGTTTTACTACAGCCCTATTCTTCCACAGATTGAAACTTTATTAAAAGACATCTATTTATGTTTAGAAGATAAGAGTATCCGTAGAGCTATTTTCCTGTCAAAGTCCATAGAACTGATTACTCAATTAAGATTACATGGGGATAAAAATCAGTTTAAAAACATCGTCTACAATATACATTCTGATGATCTGAAGTTAATGATTGAGGTAAAGGATGAAATTCTAAAGGACTACAGTCATCAACCTAATTTGGATCAGTTATGTAAGAAGTTTGGTATTAGCGAATCGAAATTACAGCGGACATTCAAAAAAGTTTTCCAGAAACCAATCCTTCAGTTTTTTAACACACAAAGAATCACAGAAGGAAGAAAGATGGTGAAACAAAACACCAAAGACCTTACACAGATTGCACTAGAGTTAGGTTTTTCAGACCTTTCTCATTTCAGTAAAGTGTATAAAAAGCAATTTGGAGTTCGACCATCGGAAGATAAACTAATGAGTTAA
- a CDS encoding CPBP family intramembrane glutamic endopeptidase, with product MQLLKKTFFPNIWETLLFTIFLLGEVYLSKQLGDFLKSSDVPEFLILTMKNILLLSLITYLVYRYQQYRNSNTKLEISKVNAMIVLFSIYAHFCIIIAIGPLTLIPWFNEALKEIAVPLETNIPLKAAIVVFIAPFLEEVLFRGIIQRGLLKNYSPWIAITVSGLAFGLCHIINGSVVQFIFTAVYGLFWGWIYYKTRNLSYTIILHIFQNGITFIQLLKLNGAPQTNEFDFEDPIMMVRTISTVVIFSLSALFFNKLIILKLNGQNEAVEENRNKISITE from the coding sequence ATGCAACTATTGAAAAAGACTTTCTTTCCCAATATATGGGAAACGCTATTGTTCACTATTTTTCTTTTAGGTGAAGTATACCTGAGTAAACAATTGGGTGATTTTCTTAAATCAAGTGATGTTCCTGAATTTTTAATTTTGACGATGAAGAATATCCTTCTTCTCTCTTTGATCACTTATCTTGTTTATCGATATCAGCAGTATAGAAATAGCAATACAAAGCTTGAGATAAGTAAAGTTAATGCGATGATCGTACTTTTTTCTATATATGCTCACTTCTGTATAATAATAGCTATTGGTCCACTTACATTGATTCCTTGGTTTAATGAAGCGTTAAAAGAAATCGCAGTACCTTTAGAAACGAATATTCCACTAAAAGCAGCAATTGTAGTATTCATTGCACCTTTTTTGGAGGAAGTCTTATTTCGAGGAATTATTCAAAGAGGCCTATTAAAAAACTATTCTCCATGGATAGCTATTACAGTTTCAGGGTTAGCTTTTGGTCTTTGTCATATTATTAATGGTTCAGTTGTTCAATTTATATTTACGGCTGTTTATGGGCTTTTTTGGGGTTGGATTTATTATAAAACAAGGAATCTTTCCTATACAATAATCCTCCATATATTTCAGAATGGGATAACGTTTATACAATTATTAAAACTAAATGGAGCTCCACAGACCAATGAATTTGATTTTGAAGACCCTATTATGATGGTAAGAACGATCTCAACCGTCGTCATTTTCTCTTTAAGTGCATTATTTTTTAATAAACTTATTATTTTGAAATTAAATGGTCAAAATGAAGCCGTAGAGGAAAACAGAAATAAAATAAGCATTACAGAATAA
- a CDS encoding glycoside hydrolase family 71/99 protein, producing the protein MKLQLLTLLLLNTYLLLGQTKKIVIAECNPFNNYSQNSAYLKSMNCLSNGYKVNQLNAGKLRTFVPLISQVSYPLNLQDAVLFEMESASKMGINAFRFPYYIMANPSYDEAFLEVLNQYFTTAQEKGLEFQFSIEVILRNNNKQISHQFYQKMLTDRLGKIFEGRQNSTSWLRDKEGNIMLFVRNPEYIEEYFYTKKHQQNAKEIKGLLEDISLQFNKVLSKVNASCSIVYYNNYIKDLNYAKKVSNYFSLMYYPPLKQFREKEMDNISVFCKRKMIPFIQPVYNQVHNNRLKWKSNNKYVGKAYKEELDPNDVYLNPNPKDFSKNFVKTLDQAIRRDADFIDLTSWNNYDEGSHIAPEMHLQFSLSEILKFKLSDWRNELTKVTEQCHINQYSTTSTYNLGTVDEVADKIAFELVTLLNSPADLYINGQFYQVLQSGLTVIDYPSEIAKAKKYSVRRGATKVFEQKLVQIPKREFSDTIYFSSSTADEKLWKEYTQSIINNYIQNQKSRFLLSSEETAMWYDALFTYTVQKRKNLLQHDINSSTYKSNREKYEKEYYNAIRGPLTKFNYDVFLEMENDQKRGKGIVTEDEKELLFLDYNLLPESHQGELK; encoded by the coding sequence ATGAAATTACAACTATTAACTTTACTATTACTGAATACTTATTTACTTCTTGGACAGACGAAAAAAATAGTCATTGCTGAATGTAATCCATTTAATAATTATAGTCAGAATAGTGCTTATCTAAAAAGCATGAACTGTCTATCTAATGGCTATAAAGTCAATCAGTTAAATGCAGGTAAACTAAGGACTTTTGTACCACTAATTTCTCAAGTATCCTATCCATTAAATTTACAAGATGCGGTATTGTTCGAGATGGAATCTGCAAGTAAAATGGGGATTAATGCATTTCGTTTTCCTTACTATATCATGGCTAATCCTAGTTATGATGAAGCCTTTTTAGAAGTACTCAACCAATACTTTACTACAGCACAGGAGAAAGGACTAGAATTTCAGTTTTCAATCGAAGTGATTCTGAGGAATAATAACAAACAGATCAGTCATCAATTTTATCAAAAGATGTTGACGGACCGATTGGGGAAAATCTTTGAAGGCAGACAAAACTCTACTTCATGGTTAAGGGATAAGGAAGGAAATATTATGCTTTTTGTCAGAAATCCAGAATATATAGAAGAGTATTTCTACACTAAAAAACATCAACAGAATGCTAAAGAAATAAAAGGTTTGTTGGAAGATATTTCTTTGCAATTTAATAAAGTACTTTCTAAAGTGAATGCTTCTTGTAGTATTGTGTATTACAATAATTATATCAAGGATTTGAACTATGCAAAGAAAGTATCGAATTACTTTTCACTGATGTATTACCCTCCTTTAAAACAGTTCAGGGAAAAAGAGATGGATAATATTTCAGTTTTCTGTAAACGCAAGATGATTCCTTTTATTCAACCAGTGTACAACCAAGTTCACAATAATAGATTAAAATGGAAATCGAATAACAAATATGTGGGCAAAGCATACAAAGAAGAGCTTGATCCAAATGATGTTTATCTCAATCCAAACCCTAAAGACTTTAGTAAGAATTTTGTAAAAACATTAGATCAAGCAATCAGAAGAGATGCAGACTTTATCGACTTAACATCATGGAATAATTATGATGAAGGATCACACATAGCTCCAGAAATGCATCTACAGTTTTCTTTGAGTGAGATTCTAAAATTCAAACTTTCTGATTGGAGAAACGAACTTACAAAAGTAACAGAACAATGCCATATCAATCAATACTCTACTACGTCAACATATAATTTAGGAACAGTAGATGAGGTTGCAGATAAGATTGCTTTTGAGTTGGTGACATTGCTTAATTCACCGGCTGATTTATATATCAATGGTCAATTTTATCAAGTATTGCAATCAGGGTTAACTGTAATTGATTATCCATCAGAAATAGCAAAAGCAAAAAAATACTCAGTTAGAAGAGGTGCTACTAAAGTTTTCGAACAAAAACTAGTACAAATTCCCAAAAGGGAGTTTTCAGATACGATCTATTTTTCATCTTCGACAGCTGATGAAAAATTATGGAAGGAATATACCCAGTCAATTATCAATAATTATATTCAAAACCAAAAAAGTAGATTCTTATTAAGCAGTGAGGAAACGGCGATGTGGTACGATGCTTTATTTACATACACAGTCCAAAAACGTAAGAATCTATTACAACATGATATCAATTCTAGTACCTATAAGAGTAATAGAGAAAAATATGAGAAAGAATACTATAATGCAATAAGAGGACCTCTGACAAAGTTTAATTATGATGTATTCTTAGAAATGGAAAATGATCAAAAACGAGGGAAAGGTATTGTTACTGAGGATGAAAAAGAACTATTATTTCTTGATTATAACCTCTTACCAGAGTCACATCAAGGAGAATTAAAGTAA